Within the Methanothermobacter sp. genome, the region TCCTGCAGAGCTCAAAATAATCATTGATGGTGACGTTGACAGGACAAAAAGGATAGGAGAAGGGATGAGCACCGGTGAAATCCTCATAAAAGGCGATGTCAACATGTATGTCGGCGCTGAGATGAAAGGCGGTAAAATAACAGTTGAAGGAAACGCCGGACCATGGGCAGGGCAAACCATGATGGGTGGCGAACTAGAAATCCTAGGAGATGCTGGAGACTATGTAGGATCCTCATACCGTGGAGATTGGAGAGGCATGCAAGACGGTACTATAATAGTCCATGGAAACGCTGGCAACGAGATTGGAGAATACATGAACGGTGGCAAAATCATCATAAAAGGCGATGTGAACATAATGACAGGAATACACATGAACAACGGACTCATCATAGTCGAAGGAAACGCTATCGCGAGGGTTGGAGCCGAAATGGCTGGAGGAACAATAGTAGTGAAAGGCATAGTCAACGAATTCCTCCCAGGATTCGAATACTTAGGCGTAGAAAAAGACATTGAAGTAGATGGACAAACAATACCCGGAGCTTTCTACAAGTTCCTAGGAGATCATGCTATTAAAGGTGCGAAAGGGACAGTATACGTAGCTGTTAGAGGTAACGGTCATATAGTCCCATAAGAGGCCAAGATGGAGGTAATCATAATGGAATATGTTAAAAATGTTGTCTGCCCTTTCTGCGGGACACTATGTGACGACATCATATGTAAAGTAGAAAACAATAAAATAGTAGGTACTATAAACGCTTGCAGAATCGCTCACAACAAATTTGTACATACAGAGGGCGCAACACGTTATACAAAACCACTCATAAGGAAAAATGGAGAACTAGTCGAAGTAACCTATGACGAAGCAATAGAAAAAGCCGCCAAGATCCTTGCAGAAGCCAAAAGACCCTTATTATATGGTTGGAGCTCCACTGAATGTGAAGCGCATGCAGTGGGCATGGAATTAGCTGAGGAAACAGGAGCAGTCATCGACAACACAGCATCTGTATGCCATGGTCCCTCAGTACTAGCACTACAAGACGTAGGATACCCCACATGTACCCTTGGGGAAGTTAAAAACAGAGCAGATGTTGTAGTCTATTGGGGATGCAACCCAATGCATGCCCACCCAAGACACATATCACGGCATGTATTCTCCAGAGGATTCTTCAGGGAACGTGGAAGACCCGACAGGACAGTCATCGTAGTAGATCCTAGGGAAACAGACACCGCAAAACTTGCAGACATCCACTTACAAGTAGAATTTGACAGAGACTATGAACTTATCGACGCAATGAGAGCATACCTATTCGGGCATGAAATACTATACGACGAAGTGGCGGGAATACCAAGAGAGACCATCGAAGAAGCAGTTGAAATCATGAAAAACGCCCAATTCGGGATACTATTCTGGGGTATGGGTTTAACCCAGAGCAGAGGAAAACACAGAAACATTGACACAGCCATTATGCTAACCGAAGACTTGAACGACTTCGGTAAATTCAACCTAATACCAATGAGAGGCCACTATAATGTTACAGGATTCAACCAAGTAGCCTCCTGGGAGAGTGGGTTCCCATACTGTGTCGACTTTTCAGCTGGCGAGCCAAGATACAACCCAGGAGAGACTGGTGCGAATGATTTACTCCAGAACAGGGAAGCAGATGCATTGATGGTTATAGCATCTGACCCTGGGGCTCATTTCCCACAGAAGGCTGTTGAATACATGGCCGAGATCCCAGTGATAGCCATTGAACCACACAGGACACCAACAACAGAATTAGCCGATATTATAATCCCACCAGCTATTGTTGGTCTTGAAGCAGAGGGCACAGCTTATAGGATGGAGGGCGTGCCTATAAGGATGAGAAAAGTCGTTGAAACAGACCTATTACCAGATAAAGAAATTGTGGAGAAAATCCTAGAAAAGGTGAGGGAGATCAAAGCATCTAAATAAAACTCCCTTTATTTTATTATTTTTTATGTGGGGTGTCTGTTGAGCATATGGCATAATATTGATACAATAACAAAACCTGCTAATATTATAGAGATTATTTGGAATGTTTGACTCATTCTTGGCCCTCCTCTTCATCAATTGCCTCTATTATGCAGACATTACCTTCACATTCATGTTCTAGTTCTATGAGATAATCTTTGAGTTTTTCCACGTCAATTGTTGTAAGTCCTTTTATCATTTCACTGTCGATCTTTATTTGTATGATACCATTGTTGTTTGTTATAACCCTCCCTGGAATATATACTCTGCCGAGGGACAATCTTACAATGTCTCCTGGTTTTACTTCCTCTTTTATGTAACGGCAGAGTTCCTCGCATGTTGCACATCTTTTTTCGGCTTCCATTTATATCACCTTATTTTTTATATTTTCTTTGATGGTAAAAAAGTTATTTATGTCCATGAGTGATTCAACGGCTTTGACCTTCACGTCCACCCCATTTTCCTTGACCGCTGCAATGGGGTTTAGGCCGCCTGGTGTGACGATCCCCACTTTATATCTTCCAACCTTGGCATTATAGAGTATCTCGTTTGTTTTACCAACTTTGAGAATGTTGAAGCCAGCTTCTCTAAGCTTTTCTGTCACCTTTAGGGTTTCTTCCCTTGCAATATAGGGTACTTCCCTCAAACTTGCTAGTATCCTATTAGATTCGCTTCGGGGATCATATACTTTTGTCATCCCCTTTGAAATGTATATTTCATGGGGTTCAACTGATGATCCATCATATGCTGTAAGTTCAACGAACCTTCGCATGTCATCCTTTATCTCGAGTAATCCACTATAGGTGGGTGTTGACATTATACCATTGTTTATGAGAACTCCATCAACTGTTAAACTACATATGCTAGCTATACCTACTTTGTCTTCTTCTAATTCCATGATTCTAAAATATGGTGATGTTGAATATTCTGGTTTTTCTTCGCACACCCTTTGGATAATATCAAGGGCCCTGTCAAGGTCTTCTCTTTTTAAAATCGAGATGTTGGCTATAACTTTTCCTGTTAGTGTATCAGGGTCAAAATCTACTTGTTGTATGAGATTCCATGCCTTGGTTAATAAAATTTTAACTTTTTCTTTACTGGGTGTTTTTGGCTTTTTTAACAATTTTCTGGGTCGTGTGACCAAATCTAGTTTGTTAAATTCTATTAGAGTCTCGGCCATTTTGATACTAATATTATAGCCTGCTTCTTGGGCTGCGCAGATGGGTGTTATACCTCCTATGATCGCTATCCCGATCATTCCATCATCCACTGGGATGCCTAAGAGGTTTTCCCCAGCTTCGCCTATTTTAAGTACTCCTCCAATGTTCATCTTTTGGAGTTTATCCAATAATTTTAGGGCTTTTTTGCGGCTTGTTTCTGGTATGAGACGGAAATTGGCAGGTATCCTCCCTTCCCCATATTTTATTACATTGAGGACTGAGGTCATCTCGCTTGCTGTGAAGGCTTCAAGTGGCATCATGGAAGTCTTTTTATATGCTATGAGTTCTGTGAACCTTTGTGGTGTATAATCTTTTATTTCAACTAATCCGGCAAAGGTTGGTAGTATGGGTATGCCCTCTTTGAGGAGTAGACCATCGATTGTGGTGCCACATACTGTCATTATCTTATAATTCCCATTTCTTTTTTCCAATCTTGCATGTGGACTTACACATAATCCTTCTTTGAAGGCTTTTTTGATAAGAGGAAAAGCTCCAAGGGGTATTGTGGACGTGTTTACTACAACCTTCCCTTTACCAGTTTTTGGGTTGAAGCTTGTATTGTGTATCATTTCTTCGAATTTTGAGAATATGAAATCGACTTGGTCATATACCAGCCCCTTTTCTATCTCTTTTAACCCTTTTTTTGTTATTTTCCGGCCGGAGTATCCTATGCGTTTAGTGAATCCTTTTTCGTCGAGTATGCGCATGTGATATCTGACTGCTCTTTCCCCTAGGTTGTAGCCTTTCTTTTTAAGTTCTTTGGCTATTGCTTTCGCTCCGAGGATCTCTTCATGTTCGGATAATATCCTTAAAATTTCTATCATTTTCTTGTCGGTTTCTCTAGCCACGCTTGACACCATCACCACAAAAAAGAATAAAAACAATTCAATTAAAGTTTATTGCACCGGGTTTTATATATTTTATGGAATTTTGATTAAATAAAGTTTAGATAAAAAAAGATGTACATGCTAATTCCTACTAGTAAGGGTATAGTGATATTATCTTCTATGGGAGTATATGCTTCTACTAATGATCCTATGAACGCTCCCATAAGAGCTATTGTGGGGTTCACTTGTGTTAATGCTCCGATGAATCCTATGAATATGAATGCGATGGAACCTTCAAATGTTTTATTGGGCTTGTATGGTAGTGGGTGTTTGCCATAGAGTTTACCGATGAGGGTAGATGCGGCATCACCAATTGTTAGAATGATTATAGCAGCGTTTGCAATTGGAATATTCGACCCAAAAAAGGCATAGGTGAGTGCTAGGCCTATAAAATAATATATGAATCCTCTTTCATTAGTATCTCTTCGGCAGGTTCTTAATAGCCATGAAAATAAAGGTATGGAGTGTCTAAGGTCGTATTGGCGTATGATCTCTCCCATGAATGCCGCTAGGATGCCGAGTAAAATGAGGTTTTTAACTCCGATCCAAGGCTGTATTATTACGAATATTATACCAGTAGCATGTATAGCTTGTCTTAGGATTTCTCGCTTATGTTTCAAATAAAACACCAAAAAATTTACATGTACTTTTCTATCACTCCATGATATGTCTCCTGTAATTTCTCTACTGGGAGTTTAAGGTCATTTATCTGGAAATTGTCACCACCAACGCTGCCTATAATTGAAGATGGTACTTTTATATTTGCTATTATATCATGGGCTATTTCTTCTTTCACTGTTATAATATATCGACCATGTGATTCTGAAAATAGGAGCTGATGTTGATTTTTGCAACTGTTCGGAATTTTCGTGGTATTGATCTTGGCTCCTAGACCTGATTTTATGCTCATCTCTGCTAATGCCACCCCTAATCCACCTTTAGAACAATCATGTATTGCCGTAATACCATCATCAAACTTGTCTATGATATTACGGATGGACTCTGCAGCCTTTAATTCATCCTCAAATTTTACAATTGGCGGATCTCCTGTTACGAGCCCGTGCACTCTCTTATAATATTCAGACCCTCCTAGTTCCTCTCTTGTGGAACCAACGACTATAATCTTGTCATTCTCCTCTTTGAAGTCCATTGTCTTTATATTTTCAAGTTTCAGGGATCCCACAACCCCAACCACTGGTGAAGGGTTAACCGTAACTCCTTCTGTCTCATTGTAAAAACTTACATTACCACTTATAACCGGGGTATTAAATGTTCTTGCAGCCTTCGCCATGCCCTTAACGCATTCTCTGAATTCCCAGAATACAGTAGGTTTTTCAGGATTTCCAAAATTAAGACAATCCACTATACAGAGCGGCCAAGCACCCATTGAAACCACATTTCTTATGGCCTCTGCGACAGAACCTGCACCGCCATGATATGGGTCGAGTTTTGTATGTATACTATTGGAATCTACTGTGAGCGCTATACCATTTTCTTCATCAATTCTTAGGATCGCTGCATCATCTCCAGGTTTGACCACGGTTCGTATTTGGACTTCATGATCGTATTGTCGATAAACCCATTCTTTACTTGCAATGTTAGGCGAAGATAAAACCTTTAAGAGGGCCTCTTCCAGTGGTGGATGTTCTACTTTTATACTTTTCCGGGTGTATTTTGGTCTTCTGGCTTCTCTTATGATAACTGGCGGATCTGCGAGGAGTTTGGCTGGTAAATCTGCGATTACTTCACCATCTTTTATTACTTTCATTCTTTTGTCATCTGTGACTTTACCTATTATGGCTGCTGGAAGCTCATATTTTTCACATATCCTCATGGCTTTTTCTATGTTCTCTGGTTTTATTACGAAGAGCATTCTTTCTTGGGATTCTGATAACATTATCTCATAGGGTGTCATCCCCTCTTCACGTAATGGTATCTTTTCTAATTCTATTATTGCACCATTATCGGATTTTGCAACTATTTCTGAAATGCAACAGGTGAGCCCGCCCCCACCAAGGTCTTTAGCTCCTGAAACTTCTATTTTATCCATTATTTCAAGACTAGCCTCTAAAACCATCTTTTTTGTGAATGGATCCCCTATTTGGACTGCTGGCCTGTCCTCTATCTCTGATGAGCTTGTTAGTTCTTCTGATGCGAATGTGACCCCATGTATCCCATCTCTGCCCGTTCTACCACCCATCAAGAGGAATACTTCACCTGGGTTGGGTGCTGTGGCCCTTTTTATCTTATCTTTTTTAACGAGACCGACACACATGACATTTACTAGAGGGTTAAATTTGAAGTTTTCATCGAATTCAACTTCACCTGCTACGGTGGGGACTCCGACTCTATTTCCATAATCTGATATTCCTTTCACGACATTTTCGAAAAGGTATCTTGATTTTTGGTCTTCTAGGTATCCGAAGTGCAAAGAGTCTAATAAGGCTATGGGCATGGCCCCCATTGAAAGTATATCACGTAGTATTCCACCTATTCCAGTGCCGGCACCCCCATATGGTTCTATGGCTGATGGGTGATTATGGCTTTCTATTCCGACTGCTAGTGCTAGTTCTGGTGTTACTTCCACGACTCCTGCATCGTCTCCTGGCCCTATTATGACTTTTTCTCCTTCTGTGGGGAATAGTTTGAGTATGGGTCTGCTGCTTTTATATGAGCAGTGTTCTGAGAACATGACATCGAGCATCCCATATTCGAGTGGATTGGGTTCTCTACCAAGCTCTTTTTTTATGAATTCAATTTCTTCATCAGTTAAAACCATTTTAACACCGGTTTATAATTTGGAGATTGATATGGTAAGTTTTTCATCTGATATATTCCAATTTTTAGTGTATCCTATCTTTTTTCCTTTAAATGATAGTGTTTCTGCTCTCACTTCATTTTTGATGAACTCTTTGTGGGGTTTTACAAGGTTTTTGAATTTGCTGCTACAGTTCACATCGACTTTAATGTGTGCTTCAACATCAAGGTCTAGATCTTTTCGCATGTCCTGGATTCGGCGTATGAGTTCCCTTGCCATGGCTTCACTTAATATTTCATCGGTTAATTTTGTATCTACGAATACACTCCCACCATTGAATTTGGCTGTCACTATATCTTCTGGCAATTCTGTCTCGAATATGATATCTTCCTCGCCCAATTGTATCTCCTTGCCCTTGATATTTAATGTGTATACTCCTTCACTTTCTAAGATGGATTTTATAACAGAGCCGTCTTCTTCTTGAAGTTTTTTCATTGCTAAGGGCATGTCGCTTCTAAGGCGCGGTCCTAGGGTTTTTGGGTTGGGTTTGGCGTGTATTTTCATCCGCTCAAACTCTAAAGTCACATCTAACTCCTTGGTGTTCGCCTGTTCGATAACAACGTCCCTAAGTGATTCCACAGCCCTGAGTATCCTTTCGTCCTCGGATACTACTGTTATGTTCTTAACTGGCCATCTGAGCTTGTACTTTGCCTTGTCCCTTGCACGTGCACATGCTTCAATAACATCCCTCACAACATCCATTTTCTCCTCAAGGTCCTCATCTATGAGTTCTGGACTGTATTCCCAGTCTAGCATGTGTATACTCTCAGGTACGTTTGGATCAGCACCCCTTACTAGATTCTGGTAAATGTCCTCTGTCAAGTGGGGCGTTATAGGTGCCATTATAATTATTAGGGTTTTAAGGACATTATAGAGGGTATAATATGCTGCGATCTTATCTGGGTCTTCTTTTTCGATCCATGTCCTGCTACGTATAAGTCTAACATACCATCTGCTAAGATCCTCGACTATAAAATCGTGCAATTCTCGTGTGGCTTTATGGAATAAGAGTCTCTCAAGCGCGTTTGTCACTTTATCGGCTACTGAATTTACTCTCGATAGTATCCACCGATCCTCTGGCCTGAATTTGAATTCTCTTTCATCATGCTCATAAGGGTTGAAGCTGTCTAAAACCATATAAGTGGTTGCAAAGACGTAAACGTTCCAGAGAATGTTAAACATCTTATTAATATTTTTAAGTTCTTCCCATACAAATTTAAGATCTTCCCATGGCTTATTAGCCCATAGGAGGTAAAATCTGAGGACATCAACGCCATATTTTTCGATGACTTCTTCAGGTTCGACCACGTTCCCAAGGGATTTGCTCATCTTCCGGCCTTCCTCATCGAGGGTGAAACCGTGCATGAGGACTTTCTTGTATGGTACTTGGTCGAGTGCTATGACTCCACAGCCAAGCTGTGAATAGAACCAACCCCTTGTCTGATCATGACCTTCTGTTATGAAATCATAAGGGAACCATTTATTGAATAAGCTTTTTTCCTTTGGGTAGTAGAGTGACGCCCAACCAGCAACTCCGGAATCGATCCAAACGTCTAATACATCTGGTGTTCTTTTCATCTTGGAACCGCATTCGCATTTCAAGATTATTCTGTCCACGTGGGGTCTGTGTATGAAGTCGCCTTTGAGCTCTCCTTGGATCATGTTTTCTTTAAGTTCCTTGATGGATCCTATAACCTTGATTTTATCACATTTTTCACATATCCAAATGGGTAATGGTATCCCCCAATACCTTTGCCTTGAGATTGTCCAATCTTTCGCGTTTTCGATCCAGTTGCGGAATCTGCTCTCACCAGCCCAACTTGGAATCCATTCAACTTTTTCGATTTCATCTAACATTTTATTTTTTATTTCTGTGATTTTCAGGAACCATTGTTGGGTTGCAAGATATATTATTGGCGTCTTACACCTCCAGCAGAAACCGTA harbors:
- a CDS encoding formylmethanofuran dehydrogenase subunit C, encoding MSEIILTPLDQPEVPLEASNIKPDVFAGKTIEEIKNIEILHGNTPVKLSDFFEVTGESSKNPAELKIIIDGDVDRTKRIGEGMSTGEILIKGDVNMYVGAEMKGGKITVEGNAGPWAGQTMMGGELEILGDAGDYVGSSYRGDWRGMQDGTIIVHGNAGNEIGEYMNGGKIIIKGDVNIMTGIHMNNGLIIVEGNAIARVGAEMAGGTIVVKGIVNEFLPGFEYLGVEKDIEVDGQTIPGAFYKFLGDHAIKGAKGTVYVAVRGNGHIVP
- a CDS encoding formylmethanofuran dehydrogenase subunit B, with product MMEYVKNVVCPFCGTLCDDIICKVENNKIVGTINACRIAHNKFVHTEGATRYTKPLIRKNGELVEVTYDEAIEKAAKILAEAKRPLLYGWSSTECEAHAVGMELAEETGAVIDNTASVCHGPSVLALQDVGYPTCTLGEVKNRADVVVYWGCNPMHAHPRHISRHVFSRGFFRERGRPDRTVIVVDPRETDTAKLADIHLQVEFDRDYELIDAMRAYLFGHEILYDEVAGIPRETIEEAVEIMKNAQFGILFWGMGLTQSRGKHRNIDTAIMLTEDLNDFGKFNLIPMRGHYNVTGFNQVASWESGFPYCVDFSAGEPRYNPGETGANDLLQNREADALMVIASDPGAHFPQKAVEYMAEIPVIAIEPHRTPTTELADIIIPPAIVGLEAEGTAYRMEGVPIRMRKVVETDLLPDKEIVEKILEKVREIKASK
- a CDS encoding DUF2097 domain-containing protein gives rise to the protein MEAEKRCATCEELCRYIKEEVKPGDIVRLSLGRVYIPGRVITNNNGIIQIKIDSEMIKGLTTIDVEKLKDYLIELEHECEGNVCIIEAIDEEEGQE
- a CDS encoding NrpR regulatory domain-containing protein, with protein sequence MVSSVARETDKKMIEILRILSEHEEILGAKAIAKELKKKGYNLGERAVRYHMRILDEKGFTKRIGYSGRKITKKGLKEIEKGLVYDQVDFIFSKFEEMIHNTSFNPKTGKGKVVVNTSTIPLGAFPLIKKAFKEGLCVSPHARLEKRNGNYKIMTVCGTTIDGLLLKEGIPILPTFAGLVEIKDYTPQRFTELIAYKKTSMMPLEAFTASEMTSVLNVIKYGEGRIPANFRLIPETSRKKALKLLDKLQKMNIGGVLKIGEAGENLLGIPVDDGMIGIAIIGGITPICAAQEAGYNISIKMAETLIEFNKLDLVTRPRKLLKKPKTPSKEKVKILLTKAWNLIQQVDFDPDTLTGKVIANISILKREDLDRALDIIQRVCEEKPEYSTSPYFRIMELEEDKVGIASICSLTVDGVLINNGIMSTPTYSGLLEIKDDMRRFVELTAYDGSSVEPHEIYISKGMTKVYDPRSESNRILASLREVPYIAREETLKVTEKLREAGFNILKVGKTNEILYNAKVGRYKVGIVTPGGLNPIAAVKENGVDVKVKAVESLMDINNFFTIKENIKNKVI
- a CDS encoding phosphatidate cytidylyltransferase: MKHKREILRQAIHATGIIFVIIQPWIGVKNLILLGILAAFMGEIIRQYDLRHSIPLFSWLLRTCRRDTNERGFIYYFIGLALTYAFFGSNIPIANAAIIILTIGDAASTLIGKLYGKHPLPYKPNKTFEGSIAFIFIGFIGALTQVNPTIALMGAFIGSLVEAYTPIEDNITIPLLVGISMYIFFYLNFI
- the purL gene encoding phosphoribosylformylglycinamidine synthase subunit PurL, with product MVLTDEEIEFIKKELGREPNPLEYGMLDVMFSEHCSYKSSRPILKLFPTEGEKVIIGPGDDAGVVEVTPELALAVGIESHNHPSAIEPYGGAGTGIGGILRDILSMGAMPIALLDSLHFGYLEDQKSRYLFENVVKGISDYGNRVGVPTVAGEVEFDENFKFNPLVNVMCVGLVKKDKIKRATAPNPGEVFLLMGGRTGRDGIHGVTFASEELTSSSEIEDRPAVQIGDPFTKKMVLEASLEIMDKIEVSGAKDLGGGGLTCCISEIVAKSDNGAIIELEKIPLREEGMTPYEIMLSESQERMLFVIKPENIEKAMRICEKYELPAAIIGKVTDDKRMKVIKDGEVIADLPAKLLADPPVIIREARRPKYTRKSIKVEHPPLEEALLKVLSSPNIASKEWVYRQYDHEVQIRTVVKPGDDAAILRIDEENGIALTVDSNSIHTKLDPYHGGAGSVAEAIRNVVSMGAWPLCIVDCLNFGNPEKPTVFWEFRECVKGMAKAARTFNTPVISGNVSFYNETEGVTVNPSPVVGVVGSLKLENIKTMDFKEENDKIIVVGSTREELGGSEYYKRVHGLVTGDPPIVKFEDELKAAESIRNIIDKFDDGITAIHDCSKGGLGVALAEMSIKSGLGAKINTTKIPNSCKNQHQLLFSESHGRYIITVKEEIAHDIIANIKVPSSIIGSVGGDNFQINDLKLPVEKLQETYHGVIEKYM
- the ileS gene encoding isoleucine--tRNA ligase; amino-acid sequence: MPIQEAEKTYQPHRIEEKVQDFWEERDIYERIKRLRKDKPRYSFLDGPPYCSGRIHLGTAWNKIIKDAYLRFKSMNGFNVRRQAGWDAHGLPIEHKVEGLLGIKSKKEIEKIGIEKFVEKCREFATKNKEIMTGQFKRLGVWMDWEKPYITFDPNYMESCWWTLKQAHKKNLLINDLRVITWCPRCETALALAEIDYHEKEDPSIYVKFPLEEENHYILVWTTTPWTLPANMAVTVHPDFDYIYAKTGKETYLLAESLADTILEDYKIIRRVKGSELEGLKYEHPLREEVPYHKNFEHHIIVGEHVTLTEGTGCVHTAPGHGPEDFEIGKKYGLPIFCPVDEAGRFKEEAGKYKGQFVKDADPSIIQDLKSKDLLFKAGTIRHRYGFCWRCKTPIIYLATQQWFLKITEIKNKMLDEIEKVEWIPSWAGESRFRNWIENAKDWTISRQRYWGIPLPIWICEKCDKIKVIGSIKELKENMIQGELKGDFIHRPHVDRIILKCECGSKMKRTPDVLDVWIDSGVAGWASLYYPKEKSLFNKWFPYDFITEGHDQTRGWFYSQLGCGVIALDQVPYKKVLMHGFTLDEEGRKMSKSLGNVVEPEEVIEKYGVDVLRFYLLWANKPWEDLKFVWEELKNINKMFNILWNVYVFATTYMVLDSFNPYEHDEREFKFRPEDRWILSRVNSVADKVTNALERLLFHKATRELHDFIVEDLSRWYVRLIRSRTWIEKEDPDKIAAYYTLYNVLKTLIIIMAPITPHLTEDIYQNLVRGADPNVPESIHMLDWEYSPELIDEDLEEKMDVVRDVIEACARARDKAKYKLRWPVKNITVVSEDERILRAVESLRDVVIEQANTKELDVTLEFERMKIHAKPNPKTLGPRLRSDMPLAMKKLQEEDGSVIKSILESEGVYTLNIKGKEIQLGEEDIIFETELPEDIVTAKFNGGSVFVDTKLTDEILSEAMARELIRRIQDMRKDLDLDVEAHIKVDVNCSSKFKNLVKPHKEFIKNEVRAETLSFKGKKIGYTKNWNISDEKLTISISKL